Proteins found in one Muntiacus reevesi chromosome 2, mMunRee1.1, whole genome shotgun sequence genomic segment:
- the MBLAC1 gene encoding metallo-beta-lactamase domain-containing protein 1 → MSGLVRTEPLPGETPLLVPGDPYSVVVLLQGYAEPEGVGDAVRADGSVTLVLPQAWGPPSTYRAPPPYEAKTALEEAARGPILVDTAGPWAREALLGALAGQGVAPGDVTLVVGTHGHSDHIGNLGLFPGAALLVSHDFCLPGGHYLPHGLGEERPLRLGPGLEVWATPGHGGQRDVSVLVAGTALGTVMVVGDVFERDGDEGSWQALSEDPVAQKHSRKRVLGTADVVVPGHGAPFRVIRETSAPETEPARSRDGEEPTVHG, encoded by the coding sequence ATGAGCGGTCTGGTGCGCACCGAGCCGCTGCCCGGGGAGACCCCTCTGCTGGTGCCCGGCGACCCCTACTCTGTGGTGGTTCTGCTGCAAGGCTATGCGGAGCCCGAGGGGGTCGGCGACGCCGTGCGAGCCGACGGCTCAGTGACCCTTGTCCTGCCCCAGGCTTGGGGCCCGCCCTCCACCTACCGAGCGCCCCCGCCTTACGAGGCGAAGACCGCCCTAGAGGAGGCGGCCCGGGGCCCCATCCTCGTGGACACCGCGGGCCCCTGGGCTCGCGAGGCGCTCCTGGGGGCCTTGGCGGGGCAGGGAGTGGCTCCCGGAGACGTGACTCTGGTGGTGGGGACCCACGGACACTCGGACCACATCGGGAACCTGGGGCTGTTTCCCGGGGCGGCCCTGCTGGTCTCGCACGACTTCTGCCTTCCCGGGGGCCATTACCTCCCCCACGGACTGGGTGAGGAGCGGCCTTTGCGGTTGGGGCCGGGACTCGAGGTGTGGGCCACACCCGGCCACGGTGGCCAGCGGGACGTGAGCGTGCTGGTGGCTGGCACGGCCCTGGGAACCGTCATGGTAGTGGGCGATGTGTTTGAACGTGATGGGGACGAGGGCTCGTGGCAGGCACTGAGCGAAGACCCAGTGGCCCAGAAGCACAGCCGAAAGCGGGTCCTGGGCACTGCCGACGTGGTCGTGCCTGGTCACGGAGCCCCCTTTAGGGTGATAAGGGAAACCTCGGCGCCAGAGACAGAGCCAGCCAGATCTCGTGACGGAGAGGAGCCCACTGTGCACGGATAA
- the CNPY4 gene encoding protein canopy homolog 4, with product MGPVRLGTLLFILTVYGAWAGTPKEEDDDTERLPSKCEVCKLLSLELQEELSRTGRSREVLELGQVLDTGKRKRHIPYSVSETRLEEALENLCERILDYSVHAERKGSLRYAKGQSQTMATLKGLVQKGVKVDLGIPLELWDEPSVEVTFLKKQCETMLEEFEDVVGDWYFHHQEQPLQHFLCEGHVLPASETACLQETWTGKEKITDGQEKTEEEEQDQEEEEEEMTSTPVHSQHDPEDL from the exons ATGGGACCTGTGCGGTTGGGAACGTTGCTTTTCATTTTGACTGTGTACGGTGCTTGGGCTGGGACGCCGAAGGAGGAGGACGATGACACAGAACGCTTGCCCAGCAAATGCGAAG TATGTAAACTCCTGAGCCTGGAGCTACAGGAAGAGCTGAGTCGTACTGGCCGATCTCGAGAGGTGCTGGAGCTGGGGCAGGTGCTGGACACAGGCAAGAGGAAGAGACACATCCCTTACAGTGTTTC AGAGACAAGGCTGGAAGAGGCCTTGGAGAATTTATGTGAGCGGATCCTGGATTACAGTGTTCACGCTGAGCGCAAGGGCTCATTGAGATACGCCAAG GGGCAGAGTCAGACCATGGCGACGCTGAAAGGCCTGGTGCAGAAGGGGGTAAAGGTGGATCTGGGGATCCCTCTGGAGCTGTGGGACGAGCCCAGTGTGGAGGTCACGTTCCTCAAGAAGCAG TGTGAGACCATGCTGGAGGAGTTTGAAGATGTCGTGGGAGACTGGTACTTCCACCATCAGGAGCAGCCCCTACAGCATTTTCTCTGTGAAGGTCATGTGCTTCCAGCTTCTGAAACTG CATGTCTACAGGAAACTTGGACTGGAAAGGAGAAGATCACAGATGGGCAAGAGAAGACTGAAGAGGAGGAGCAAGatcaggaggaggaagaggaggagatgaCTAGCACACCGGTCCACTCCCAGCATGACCCAGAGGATCTTTGA